agggaaaaaagaagaagggaaaaaagaagaagggaaaaaagaagaagggaaaaaagaagaagggaaaaaagaagaagggaaaaaagaagaagggaaaaaagaagaagggaaaaaagaagaagggaaaaaagaagaagggaaaaaagaagaagggaaaaaagaagaagggaaaaaagaagaaggggaaaaaagaaaaaagaataaaaagaaaaaaaaagaaaaaaaggaaaaaaaaaaaaaagagggccAACGCTGGCCTCTCCCTTGTGTGGAGCAAAGGGCTggaacagggagcagggcaCGAGGATTCATCTCAACCCTACGGCTTTATTCGATAGCTGCTTGTCCTACACAAGTACAAACACAACATGGCCCAAAAGGCTACAAAGTGATACAAAaccaaaacgaaacaaaaaTCTTTATAGTATTGACTGTACAACAGGTGGTAAATTCTTTGCCTTTCTGTGTGAACGCTGATTAATCCAGACAGCCCCAagcctccctccctgccttgcAGTGTCCAGGGGGTCACCAATTTGAGATGTGCAGAAGCTCTCATTTCAGTGAGGGGTTGTATAGGAAGTTTTTACCCTAAACCCTTtaagaaaagtgaaagaaataatgaaaacagcTATAAACCAGTTCTTAAGATTTCCACCTTCTTTCCTGAAGCATCATGTTTGGGGGGGCTGAGCTGTGGTTGCTGGCCTGGTACATGCATTACAGAAGAGCTTAATCTGCAGAAACTAATGATCTGTTTGGGAATTGGAATAAAGTGACAGCTCAGAATTGAAGTCTGGgctccagctgctctgaaagATCAGGTGCTGGCACCTAGAGATGAAGGTAACTGCCCACCATTGCACTGTGCAAGGTTTATGACTGCCAGGCTGGGTTGTGCAGTTAGAAATCAAGCAGCAGCCTGCTAGCTGGAGAAAAGAGGCTTGTAACATCTTTCCCTCTGTTTAACTGGAAAAGATGTTTTTGCAGCCTTTAAAATCAAAGCCATTTTTAAGTAACTGCCAGGAAACTCGAAGCCCCAGAAAAAAGGCATATTGGCCAAGAACTCTCTCCTCTGAGGTTGCCCTCACTGCCAGGATTAGCTCTCTCCCTCTCATTCCTCCTCACCCAGAcccattataaaaaaaaaaaaaaaaaaaaaaagaaaaaaaaaaaaaggtacaataTTCAGTCTGACAGgatttaagttaaaaaataaaaagctgtccAGTCTTTTTGCTTTATCGTGAGGAGTTGGAGCTGGAGCGGCTGCGGTGGCGCCGCCGTCCCGGGGATCTGGACCTGGAGCGCCGGCGAACGGGGGATCTGCGGCGAGGAGAGCGGGACCTGGGGGGCAAGGAGAAAGCTTGAGTTAGGAGAGAAACGGGGGACAGGTTCCAGGCACTTGGCAGCTCATCTACCAACTTGACAAAAACACTTCCTCCTGCACCATGGTGAGAGCCCCGGCGCCACACAGGCAGCTCCAGAGGAATTCAGGCAGTGACTCCGGAGCAGAAGAGCCTCCCTCTGCTTCAGCAAGTGGAAAGAATGTTTTATATCCACCAAACAGACAGGAATCTTGTCTCCTTCCTCAAGAAATAAGCTCGGGTTCATGCCACGTCAGATTTTCCTTCACCTCAGGGGTCAGTTCTGACTCTTGCAGGACAGCAATACTCAGGGAAAGGATTAACCTGAGTCCTTTCAAACCATAGGGACACTTCTGAGAGGTCTAAGTCTGACTCAAAGGAAAGAGTTAAGCTGCAGGCTCTTCAGCACCGCAATCAAGGGTACAGTCACCAGTGTGACACCTCAACAGAGCCTGAGAAGGAGAACAGAAGCTGGAGTAGGGAAGAAGACAAACAGTGAGAAGGGAACTCCAAGCCTAACATGTGCCAAGACCTCAGGAAAAGGCACATCTCCAGGACCAAAGGGCAGCAGATCTTGTGCCATGTTAACTATTTCTGTAGTTGATCAGCTCTTCAGCAATAAAGCACCTCCAACAGGAGCTGCTTTTACTAGAGACAGGAGTCTAGGTGGGTTTCCAAGACAGGAAAGCTCATGCAGATGCTAAGGCAGACTCTGAAAGACTCCTTGTCTGGGCACATTCAGGCAGCCCCGTGTTGTTcaatggtgtgtgtgtgtgtgtcagggCACACCTTGGGGTCACTGTCCTCTGCTCACATGATGCAGGAGATGCTTTATTGTCATGTACCTGTTGAAATTCTGTGAGCCTGAAAGCAATTTTCATTTCACCTCAAagcactgctgcagagggaaCTTGAAGGGATGAGGCTGGGGAGCATCCCACATATCCAACAGCCACCTTCAGGCTGCTGACCAGAGCGGGTCAGTTAGGTACAGCCCAGGTTCAGCTGATGCCCAGAAGCACGACTGCCATTTGGAGGGCAAAGTCACATCCAACAGGTGTCCCACACTGAGACTGAGTGTGGTAACACCACGTTACAGCGAGAAGCAACCACAAACTGTCCCAGCTCTCACCTTCTCCTCATGCGAGGGGGTGACCTGCGCCACAtggggggtggtggcagcatCCTCCTGGGGGGGCTGAAGCGCCTGGGAGGTGGCCTGGGCCGAggtgccagcactgctgtggcagTGATCTCCTGACCATCAATCTGACCTGTTCAGGGAATCACAGGAACAGCAAGCAGTGAGTCTCCTCCAACACCAACATCTACACACCTCACTCACAGCTTGGCCACAAGCCTACACAGTCCTATTTATTCCCACCACCCCACTCAGGATTTCTTTTGACAAAGTTCACATCTGTGATATTTGTTTATCTACTATTCCATCAAACTGCATTTCAGATATTAACCAGGAATGACtgtcacagaaacacagacttTTATTACTGTTTGCTTTGAATAAACTTGGGTTTAAAAGttctgtggtttggtttttttttggatctGTCCCGAACAAGCCAAAGCCACTTGGGCTGAAAACAGACAGTACTTCAGATCAGTCCCCCAAAGGTTTCCCCATCACCTTTAACTCACCTGCAGATCAAACTCATCTGCTcccaagatttttaaaagcacccAGGCTCCCTGCAGCACTTGTTGCCTACCTCCATCCATGTGTTTGAGGGCTTTCTCAGCATCATCTGGGTTCTCAAACTCCACATAAGCATAGCCTTTAGAGAGGTGTGGGTTTAGCCTGTCCACTGGCATGTCAATCATTTTAATCTTTCCATAAGTGGAAAAAATTTCCATGATGTGATcctgcagaaaaagagcaagTCTTAACAACACAGAGCACACTTACTGGTGCAGAGCAGTCAATCCAAGCTGTAGACAGCACTAATTAGCTTGAAATCAAGGATCCACCATCAGGAGACATATTTCATTGGCCAGATGGGGATTACCACTGTCTTCTCTGCTGTTGCCTATTCAGTTCCTCCTCACATCATGCCAGACCTTCAGTCCTAGCTGCACCACTGCTGCCTGTCAGCCCTGGCTACAGAAGCACAGTTAGAGTAAAAATCTTCTTGGGGACCTGAAAAGGGAACTTATACCCTCAGCTGAAAACTTTTCAGGTACAATTGctaattattctttaaaaacacaccattttttttcaacaccCCAAACCTTTCACCTCTGAAGAAAGCCTCCTCAAACCAGCCCAGCTCTCTTCAGATCCTTCATCACAAACTTCCAACTACCCACAATGCCTCCAAGGACATTTCATCTTTTGTCCCAACCTCTCCAGTTTTCTTCCAAATCAGGCAGGATACAAAGCCTGGAATACTGACAAATCTCTGAAGCACTTCAGCCTCAGATGCCCAGGCTGTACCTGACTCAGTAAAATCCTACCAAAATTTTCCTCACTGATTAATTTGGACACAGAGCATGAATATCCAGCATCAACACCTTGGCAGCACTCCAGCAATGAACGAGTTTTGAGAGCTTTAGAAGAGCCACTTCTGAGTCCTCACAGGTGAGATGCAAGCTTGGTATGAGAGGGAAGGATGCTGTTACCTTGGTCACGTTTCTTGTGAGCCTTCCAACGTGCACTTTTGTAGGTCTGGGTGAAGGGCTCCGCCTCTTCCGTTCCTTTTCATCTCTCTTGGGTGCCTTGGACCTGATTTTGATAACAGAAGGTGTTCAGAGTTTTCAGGGAACATGCAAGACAAAGCCAAGAAGCCACTCATCATCACAGGATAAAATCATTTTTCTTGGGAGGGACTTGCACGTGCCTTGTCTGCTTTCAACTTATTACCTTGTGGAACTTAGGAGCCTTTCTTTGAGAATTTTCAACTTTACTGCAACAAGAGTAGCAAATATTCCTCTGATGTTGTTGGCCATAGTTGAAGCATTTCCAGTTgttaaacaacaaaacccagtCTTTGCCTCGAcaattaaaaaggcaaaatgagaaCAAACACCAAAGCATACCACAACCAGGCAAATTAATAAACCAATCATTgtgtttctgtaatttcttttcacTACAGAGGTCCAGAAACGTCACAGTTAGAAAACTATGGAATGTGATTTTCATCTGTAAAAACCTCAGTAtacataaaatttatatttatcttTCTTCCTGAATTTATTGTCCATAAATTGAGGGATGTACTAAAGAAAACCACACCAGCTTATAATACTTCAGTAGACTTATCAGCCTTCAGCACTACCTAAAAAATTATCCAGGGGAACTGTATTAACATGAACATAGTTCCACGTTA
The sequence above is a segment of the Heliangelus exortis chromosome 17, bHelExo1.hap1, whole genome shotgun sequence genome. Coding sequences within it:
- the RNPS1 gene encoding RNA-binding protein with serine-rich domain 1 isoform X1 encodes the protein MFSGLKQRSLLGLTENNKKSNTRAPSPTKRKDRSEEKSKDRSKDKSSTKESGEKDRGRDKVRKRRSASSGSSSTRSRSSSTSSSGSSSSTGSSSGSSSSSASSRSGSSSTSRSSSSSSSSGSPSPSRRRHDNRRRSRSKSKAPKRDEKERKRRSPSPRPTKVHVGRLTRNVTKDHIMEIFSTYGKIKMIDMPVDRLNPHLSKGYAYVEFENPDDAEKALKHMDGGQIDGQEITATAVLAPRPRPPPRRFSPPRRMLPPPPMWRRSPPRMRRRSRSPRRRSPVRRRSRSRSPGRRRHRSRSSSNSSR
- the RNPS1 gene encoding RNA-binding protein with serine-rich domain 1 isoform X2 translates to MAPSPTKRKDRSEEKSKDRSKDKSSTKESGEKDRGRDKVRKRRSASSGSSSTRSRSSSTSSSGSSSSTGSSSGSSSSSASSRSGSSSTSRSSSSSSSSGSPSPSRRRHDNRRRSRSKSKAPKRDEKERKRRSPSPRPTKVHVGRLTRNVTKDHIMEIFSTYGKIKMIDMPVDRLNPHLSKGYAYVEFENPDDAEKALKHMDGGQIDGQEITATAVLAPRPRPPPRRFSPPRRMLPPPPMWRRSPPRMRRRSRSPRRRSPVRRRSRSRSPGRRRHRSRSSSNSSR